One window of Papaver somniferum cultivar HN1 chromosome 9, ASM357369v1, whole genome shotgun sequence genomic DNA carries:
- the LOC113309767 gene encoding isovaleryl-CoA dehydrogenase, mitochondrial has protein sequence MYRLFSSSSVKSLAVIRNQVQKCCFSTSLLFDDTQIQFKESVAQFAKEHIAPHSANIDKSNYFPKEVNLWKLMGEFNLHGITAPEEYGGLGLGYLYHCIAMEEISRASGSVGLSYGAHSNLCINQLVRHGNPAQKKKYLPKLISGEHVGALAMSEPNAGSDVVSMKCKADRVDGGYVINGNKMWCTNGPVAQTLVVYAKTDAKAGSKGITAFIIEKGMTGFSTAQKLDKLGMRGSDTCELVFENCFVPEENILGQEGKGVYVMMSGLDLERLVLAGGPLGLMQACLDEVLPYVRQREQFGRPIGEFQLIQGKIADMYTSLQSSRSYVYSVARDCDNGKIDRKDCAGVILLSAENATQVALQAIQCLGGNGYVNEYPTGRLLRDAKLFEIGAGTSEIRRMIIGRELFKEE, from the exons ATGTACagattattttcatcttcttcagtgAAATCACTTGCTGTAATCAGAAACCAAGTACAGAAATGCTGTTTTTCAACTTCTTTACTCTTTGATGATACCCAAATTCAG TTTAAAGAAAGTGTTGCACAATTTGCTAAAGAGCACATTGCTCCTCATTCAGCAAATATTGACAAATCGAACTATTTTCCAAAG GAGGTTAACTTATGGAAGCTCATGGGGGAGTTTAATCTCCATGGCATTACTGCACCAG AGGAATATGGTGGACTTGGACTTGGTTATTTATACCACTGCATAGCAATGGAGGAAATTAGCCGTGCATCTGGATCCGTCGGCCTTTCTTATGGTGCTCATTCGAACCTGTGCattaatcaattg GTGAGGCATGGAAACCCTGCTCAGAAAAAGAAGTATTTACCCAAG TTGATCAGTGGGGAACACGTTGGAGCTTTGGCTATGAGTGAACCCAATG CTGGATCTGATGTTGTTAGCATGAAATGCAAAGCTGATCGCGTAGATGGTGGTTATGTTATTAATGGAAACAAGATGTGGTGCACGAATGGCCCAGTTGCTCAAACATTG GTGGTTTATGCAAAAACTGACGCTAAAGCAGGATCAAAAGGAATCACAGCATTTATAATTGAGAAGGGGATGACAGG CTTCAGCACAGCCCAGAAGTTAGACAAACTTGGAATGCGAGGAAGTGACAC GTGCgagttggtttttgaaaattgttttgtgCCTGAAGAAAATATCCTTGGACAGGAAGGGAAAG GAGTTTACGTCATGATGTCGGGGCTAGATTTGGAGAGACTTGTTCTGGCAGGTGGACCTCTTGGTCTGATGCAGGCATGCCTTGATGAGGTTCTTCCGTATGTCCGCCAGAGAGAACAATTTGGTCGTCCAATAGGAGAATTCCAGCTAATACAG GGGAAAATAGCGGACATGTATACTTCTCTGCAATCTTCAAG ATCATATGTGTATTCCGTTGCTAGGGACTGTGATAATGGCAAGATCGACCGAAAG GATTGTGCTGGAGTTATACTGTTATCAGCTGAAAATGCCACTCAAGTTGCTCTACAG GCAATCCAGTGTCTAGGAGGGAATGGTTACGTGAACGAGTACCCAACAGGCCGTCTTCTCCGAGATGCAAAATTGTTTGAGATTGGTGCAGGTACCAGTGAAATAAGGAGAATGATTATTGGTCGTGAACTCTTCAAAGAAGAATGA
- the LOC113309768 gene encoding actin-related protein 2/3 complex subunit 2B yields the protein MKTKRETGCFDRASPALKEILLKFYYSSHEKQSVTDYQLNEFGSVQYHIQVYPQDSHHIYLSVSSPLLTQGTFLSNGLSKCISQRSYSNVMEVAETPKTGYPLTIRIDLSKFPQNIENCLKLVTSISSLHADIVCSQLKEMLCVTSFKNTSQGMYNKPIKVVLDAKDHFFVITQPEKTAVVFPMRFGDDSDVIIAATLFQELVVLGSSKSCAKAPPCTWSPIPPAELRGEYFEDLTTNGGFMSFDVLSRHIKRSRIDKTVWNLSNFQAYVRHYVKCTRGFVQRSMRKRVESLSEMLLNPALAKQHESSSMKNQGHRRMKIFGRLPKAKLLRKKCSGLLKKIMQLRCKIKIHGLNQIRRRWLKLSQCYSSRSYTRLD from the exons ATGAAGACGAAGCGAGAAACTGGTTGTTTTGACAGGGCATCACCAGCACTCAAGGAAATCTTGCTCAAGTTCTATTATAGCAGCCATGAAAAGCAATCCGTTACGGATTACCAATTAAATGAATTTGGATCAGTGCAATACCATATCCAG GTTTATCCTCAAGATTCTCATCATATATACTTATCAGTATCAAGCCCATTGTTAACCCAAGGAACATTTTTATCAAATGGACTTTCGAAATGTATCTCACAACGAAGCTATTCGAATGTCATGGAGGTTGCAGAAACCCCTAAAACAGGATATCCATTGACTATACGAATCGACTTGTCTAAATTCCCACAAAACATAG AAAATTGTCTGAAGCTAGTCACAAGTATTTCATCACTGCATGCTGATATAGTGTGCTCACAACTAAAAGAAATGCTATGCGTCACAAGTTTTAAAAACACCTCTCAAGGAATGTACAACAAGCCCATCAAAGTTGTACTTGATGCCAAAGACCATTTCTTCGTAATCACACAG CCAGAGAAAACCGCGGTGGTATTCCCGATGCGCTTTGGAGATGACTCGGATGTGATTATTGCAGCAACTTTATTTCAG GAACTCGTGGTTTTGGGTAGTTCAAAATCTTGCGCTAAAGCACCTCCTTGTACTTGGTCACCAATTCCTCCTGCGGAATTACGAGGAGAGTATTTCGAAGATTTAACCACCAATGGAGGGTTTATGTCTTTTG ATGTTCTTTCACGGCACATTAAACGTTCAAGAATTGACAAGACCGTCTGGAATTTGTCAAATTTTCAAGCTTATGTGAGACACTACGTGAAG TGCACTCGAGGTTTTGTGCAAAGGAGCATGCGAAAGCGCGTGGAAAGTCTATCAGAG ATGCTATTGAATCCAGCGTTAGCAAAACAACATGAATCTAGCTCCATGAAGAACCAAG GGCATAGACGCATGAAGATATTCGGAAGACTCCCAAAAGCTAAACTTCTTAGGAAAAAGTGTAGTGGTCTCTTAAAGAAAATCATGCAATTACGTTGTAAAATCAAAATTCATGGACTGAACCAAATTCGCAGGCGATGGTTGAAATTGTCACAATGTTACTCCTCGAGGAGTTATACTAGATTAGATTAG